In Pseudobythopirellula maris, the genomic stretch GCGCTACGCGACGGCAATCGCATGGCGAAGGGGCGGCCGATCGGTCCGCGTTCTCCGTGGATCTGACCGGCCACCTCCCAAACGCCCCCCTGGGCGTCGTTGGCCTCGAGCAGCACGGTGGCGATGGCGCGACCGTGGTGCTCGACCAGCGAGCCGGCGGAGATGGTCGGCGTCGACGCCTCGCGTCCGGCGCCGCCGCTCACCGTGGCGTCCATGCGCATCAGGTAACGCGTGAGGAACTTGACCGATGTTCCCGCCTCGCCGGTCGGCGCCGCCTCGGCGCCGACAAGGGCGCCAACCCCGGTGTCGACCAGGGGGGCGCCGCAGCCGCAGCCACGGCTTATGTCGGTCAGGGTGATCCCGGCGGTGTGGTAGCCGCCTGCGTCGGGCGGCAGACGCCACCTTCCCTCCACCTTCCTGCTCTCGCCCTTGCGTACAAAAACACGGTCATCGGTGAGAAAGCGGATGCTCGTTGACGATGGGACTCCAGTGTTCTCTGCCGGCAGAATCACGCCGGTCGGCTTCTGCACGAGCGCGACCGCCGCCGCCTCGAGCTCCACGTCGGACTCGAGCGCCTCGACCGTAAACTCGAACCGCAGCTCTTGGCCCGGCAGGGCATGGAACTCGTGTGTCAGCGGCGTGATGCGAAACACCGGCTTGGGCGGCGAAGCACGCACACTCACCCGGGTGGCCGCCGAGGCGCACGATCCTATTTCAGAGCCGGCCCACAGCAGCAACGCCGTCAGCGCGATCGCGCCCGTCTTCTTCGTGCGTCGGAGCACAGTCGTATCCCTCCTTCAAGATCCGGGGCGAGATGAAGATCGCCACCTCCGCCTTGGTGTCGAGCTTTTCGATACGGTTGAAAATCTTGCCCACGTACGGCAAGTCCCCCAGGAACGGCACCTTGTTGTGATGATCGACCTTCTGCCGCTGGGTCAGTCCGCCGATGACGATCGTCTCACCGTCGAGCACCTTCACGGTGGTCGAAACGCTGCGGCGGTTGATCACCGGGAAGCGGTCGGACGGATCGGCCTGGGTCTCGTCCGAGCGGATGTCTTCGCTCACCTCAGCGCGATCGATTTTTACCGTGACGTACGGGCTGCGAATCGCCGGGGTGATCTCGAGCATGATGCCCGCGTCGACCGCCTGGATGTCTTGGCGGTAGATGAAGTCGTTTCCCTCGGGCTGCACGCTGAAGAAGGTCTCGCGACCGATACGGATCTGGGCCTTCTCGCCGTCGAGCGCCATCACGCGCGGTGAAGCGCGGATCTTTACAAAGCCCTTCTGCTCCAGCATCCGCAGCAGCGAGCTGGTCACCTGGAAGTTGTTGAGGTTCCCGGCCGCGTTCGACGCCCCCACCGTGCTCGCCAGGCTCAGCCCCGACACGGCCAGCTGGGTCGTGCGGTCGTAGAGACGCACGCCGGCGTCGACATCGAAACCGAAGCGGAAGCTCGCCTGCGGCGAGTAGACGCAGATCATCGCCTCGAGCACCACCTGCGGCACGGGCCGGTCGAGGTGCTCGAGCTCGGCCAGGATTTGATCGGCGACCGCCGGCGGCGCCTCGACCAGCAGCCAGCCGCCGTTCGGCGCGGTCCGCACGAACCGCGTGTGCCGGGCTGGCAGCAGCGAGGCGAGCTCCTCGGGGCTGCGGTGCAGGGCGGTGTAGCGATACCGGTCGGCGAGCCAGTTGAACAACGCCGAATCGGGATCGGCCAACCCCACGTAGGTCACCCCCTCCACCTCGCGGTGGACGAAACCGAGAGGCAGCAGCACCTGCCGCAAGGCCTGATCGAACGATCGGTCGTCGATGATCGCGGTCGTGGCCCCACGCACGGCGTCGTCGATGATCACCTGCGTCTCAGCCTGGCTGGCGAGTGACTGGACCGCCTGACGAACGTCGGTCTCGACAAAGGTGTCGCTCACCCGCACACCCGCATCGGTCGGGGTCGGCAGGAGCGCGGGCGCCCCAGCGGCGCTGTTGAGCGGCGCCGCGATCAGATTGTGCGACGCGGTGCGAACCATCGTGTCGGGCTGAGCGAGACGCTCGCCTTCCGGCAACCCGCTATGCGCAGGTTCACGATGCGGCGTTTCGCGATGAAATGATTCAACGCCGGGACCCGATAGCTTTTCAATCCTCGCTGGCAAAGGTTTCGCAACCACACCTAGCGGCGGCAACCGACAGCCGGTGTGAGCGAGCGGTCGATTGTACGTGGCCAGGGTGTGAGCCCCGGCGTTCGACCCTAAGCCGTCCGCCTGATCCGGAAACCCTGCGAACGCTGGGAAGCGGAACTCTTCCTGCACGCCCCCGCCGTGCCAGTGCTCGGGCGACGAAGCCGCGCTCTGCGTGGCCGCTGGCTCTTTGGACGCCGAAGCGCAGCCGCCACCCGTCGGGATCACCACACACAGCACGATCAGAAATGTGCGGCGCGGTGTTTTGCGGTTGGCCATCGAATCCCCCCGTGCCTTGCAGTTCCCACACCTAAGCGGGGTGGTTGATAGCGGCTCGATCCACAGCGTTAGGAAGTATTGCCGTAGCGAGGCTCAACGCTGAGCTTGGAACGCGGCGATCAGTTCGCGGTAATGGTGCCCACCACGGTCACGCAGTACGTGCCAGGAACGAGCGTCGCGAGGCTGCCGGTGACAAACGCGACTTCGAGGTCGAACGTCGCGCTGCCGGGCCCGGTCGATTCGGCCTGGACCGTGGCAACAACATCGGGGACCACCGCCGAGACATCCGTCTGGTCGGTCCCCGTGGTGACCGACCAGCCGGCGCCGCCATCGGCCGAATCGATGGTTAGCGTCAGTTCCACATCACGCGCGACAAGCGGCAGCGTTTGGTGCGAAAACCCTGTGAGAGTCGAAAAGGTGACGACCGCGCCATCGGCGTCGTTGACCAAACAGGGCCAGAGCGTGTTGCCCAACGACTGGTCATTTGCCGTGCCGTCGTGCGTCAGCGAGATCACACTCACCGTCGGGGGCAAAATACTCAGCGCGGCCTCGACGTCGACGCAGAACAATGCGCTCGCGCTGAGCTGTGCATGAACTACTCCGCAGCACGTGGTGGATAACACGAAACCTATCAGCACCGCCATACAACGAATCATCCGTGATACTCCCTGCCCTGTTCTGCCCTAACGATATGCGATCTCCCGCACATTGATTGAGTTTCGTCCCCTACTCCCAATCGCCTGTAGCGATACCGTCAAACCAAGCCCTGTAAGTGGTTTTCCACATGAGATGTACAAGCACCGGCCTGAGCGACATGTCGGGCGGCAGATCAGCCGCCACTTGGTCGCAGTTCGTCTGCTTCATCGCGGCACGCTGAACCGCCCGCACCGCCAACCCATGCTTGCCTCCACGCCGCGACTTGAAGCCTTAAACCCCTTGATTATCAGGCTTTTTGCTGGGCGACGGCTTGCCGCGTGGCTGTAGAAGCTTATCCTCGCTGTTGGCGGATCCGCTCGTTTCCCGCTCCCCCTCCCTCCCGACCCCCGCCCCTCATGCCACCCTCTGAGAAGCTGCGCGAAGAAGTTGATTACCTGGGTCGCCGTTTCGGCGACGCCCTGCGAGCCCACGAGGGGGACGACGGCTTTGAACTCGTCGAGGCGGTCCGCTCCGACGCCCGGGCCTTCTGCGACGGCGACGAGGGGGCGGGCGACCGGCTCGCCGAGCGGCTCGCCAACCTGCCGAACAACCTGCTGAAGGTGGTGGTCAAGGCGTTCAGCGGCTTCCTGGAGCTCGCTAACCTAGCCGAGGACCGCCAGCGGGTGCGCGCCATCCGCGACGCCGCCCACAGCCGCCCCAGCCAGCCGCGCAAGGAGTCGATCCGCGACGCCCTCGCCACGCTCCGCGAGCAAGGCTTCTCGGCCATGGAGGTGCAGAAGGCGCTCGACCGGCTCGACATCGACTTGGTCTTCACCGCCCACCCGACCGAGGCCAAACGCAAGAGCCTGCGGCAGAAGCTGCGCAACCTCCGCGGGCTGCTGACCGAACGCGACGACCCCCAACTGTTGCCGCGCGAGCGTCAGCGGGTCGAGGGCCGCGTCGAGCGCGAGATGTCCAAGCTATGGCAGACCGACGCCGCCCGGCCGATGCGTCCCACGGTGCTCGAAGAGGTCGAGCGCGGGCTGTCCTTCTTGCCGGTCTTGTGGGACACGGCGCCGAAGATCCTTGACGAGTTACGCGAGGCGATCGCCGCCTCGTACCCCGATGGCGACCTGCGTTGCGCGCGTCCGCTGAGGTTTGGCAGCTGGATGGGCGGCGACCGCGACGGCCACCCTCATGTGACGCCCGACATCACGCGCCAGACGGTCGAGTGGCTCCGCCACGCGGCGCTCGACGCCCACCTGGACAGCTGCCGGCGGCTCTTGGACTCGCTCAGCATGGCGTGCCACGAAGGCCGCGGCTGCGGCGACCTGCTCAGCCTGGTGCAGCAAGCCCGCGAGCTGTGGCCCGTGCTGGACCAAGAGATCGAAGGGCTCGCCCCCAGCGAGGGATACCGGCTCTGGCTGCGGATCGTCATGTGGCGCCTGGAGCAGTCGCGCCGCTCAACGCTCGGCAAGCCGTCGCCCGAAGGGGCCTACGGCAGCGCCGCCGAGCTGCAGGCCGACCTCGAGCACGTCCGCAAAGCGCTGGTCGAGAGCGACAACGCCGACCTGGCCGATACCGAGCTGCAGGAGTGGCTCGACCAGATCGGCGTGTTCGGCATGCAGTTCGCCCGCCTCGACATCCGCCAGCACTCGGGCGTTTACGCCAGCGTGATGCGCGAGCTGTGGGTCGCCTCGGGCGTGCTCGGCGCCGAAGAGGAGCTCGACGAGGCGCGCCGCATCGAGCTCCTGCGGCAGACCATGCCGCTGGCCAAGAACCTTTCGCCGGTCGACCTTTCCGACTCGGCCCGCGAGACGCTCGAGCTGTTCCGCACACTGCGTCGGCTGGCGCGGCGATACGGCATGGAGTCGCTCGGCGCCCACATCGTCAGCATGACCCACGAGCCGAGCGACGTGCTCACCGTGCTCTGGCTGTGGCGCTGGAGCGAGCGCACCGGCGGCGGCGACCCACGCGACGCCGAGCTGCGGCTGCCGCTCGCACCGCTGCTCGAGACGATCGAGGACCTCAACGACGGCCCGCGGATCCTCAAGGGGCTCCTCGAGCTGCCCGAGTACCGGGAGCACGTCGCCGCGTTGGGCGACCAGCAGATGGTGATGGTCGGCTACAGCGACAGCACCAAAGACGGCGGCTACCTGGCCGCCTGCTGGGCGCTGCAGCGTGGGCAGATCAACATCCACGCCGCCGGCGCCCAGGCGGGCGTCCACGTCACGTTCTTCCACGGCCGCGGCGGCTCGCTCGGCCGAGGCGGCGGGCCGGCCGCCCGGGCGATCTTGTCGCTCCCCGGCGTCACGTTCGACGGCTCGCTCCGCCTCACCGAGCAGGGCGAGGTGCTCGCCGAGCGCTACGACTCGCACCCGATCGCCCACCGCCACCTGGAGCAGGTCTTCTGGTCGGTGCTGATGGCGGCCACGCACGACTACTCCAAAGACGACACCCAGGAGTGGCGCACCGCGATGGACCGCATGTCCGATTCGGCCCTGGAGGCCTATCGCCTGCTGGTCGAGAAGCCCGGCTTCGTGCCGTTCTTCCGCACGGCCACTCCGATCGCCGGCATCGAACAGCTGCCGATCGGCTCGCGCCCCGCTAAACGCAAGGGGGGCGACAGCATCCAAGACCTCCGGGCCATCCCGTGGGTCTTCTCCTGGACCCAGAGCCGCTGCCTGCTGCCGGCGTGGTACGGCCTCGGCTCGGCGGTGCTGGCCGAGCTCGACGCCGACCCGAAGCGGATCGACACGCTCCGCGAGATGTACGCCCGCTGGCGTTTCTTCCAGGCGACGATCGACAACACCACCCTGGCGCTTGCCAAAGCGAACATGCCCGTGTTCCGCCGCTACGTGGCCCAGGCCCTCGACACGGTCGACGACCCCGCGGCGCTCGAGGCCGTGGCCGGCGCGATCTACGTCGAGTTCGACCGCACCCGCGAAGCGATCCTGCGGATCACCCGCAACGACGAGCTGCTCGACGACATCCCCTGGCTGCAGCGCTCGATCCGCGTGCGCAACCGCTACGTCGACCCGCTGAACTTCGTGCAGCTCGAGCTGATGCGCCGCAGCGGCGAGGCCGAGCCCGAGACGCCCGAGGCCGAGCAGCTCGCCCGCCTGGTGCAGCTCGCCATCAAAGGCGTGGCGGCCGGCATGCGCACCACGGGGTGAAATACACTTGTTTGATACAGCCGTAAGGTGGGCAGGTCTATCGGCACAAGAGATCTCGTCGTGGCGTGTATTTATCTACCGGCAAGCACAGTCCTAAATATTTAGCCATTCTGCTTAGCAGTAAAATTTCAAGTTC encodes the following:
- a CDS encoding type II secretion system protein GspD; translation: MVRTASHNLIAAPLNSAAGAPALLPTPTDAGVRVSDTFVETDVRQAVQSLASQAETQVIIDDAVRGATTAIIDDRSFDQALRQVLLPLGFVHREVEGVTYVGLADPDSALFNWLADRYRYTALHRSPEELASLLPARHTRFVRTAPNGGWLLVEAPPAVADQILAELEHLDRPVPQVVLEAMICVYSPQASFRFGFDVDAGVRLYDRTTQLAVSGLSLASTVGASNAAGNLNNFQVTSSLLRMLEQKGFVKIRASPRVMALDGEKAQIRIGRETFFSVQPEGNDFIYRQDIQAVDAGIMLEITPAIRSPYVTVKIDRAEVSEDIRSDETQADPSDRFPVINRRSVSTTVKVLDGETIVIGGLTQRQKVDHHNKVPFLGDLPYVGKIFNRIEKLDTKAEVAIFISPRILKEGYDCAPTHEEDGRDRADGVAAVGRL
- the ppc gene encoding phosphoenolpyruvate carboxylase, which produces MPPSEKLREEVDYLGRRFGDALRAHEGDDGFELVEAVRSDARAFCDGDEGAGDRLAERLANLPNNLLKVVVKAFSGFLELANLAEDRQRVRAIRDAAHSRPSQPRKESIRDALATLREQGFSAMEVQKALDRLDIDLVFTAHPTEAKRKSLRQKLRNLRGLLTERDDPQLLPRERQRVEGRVEREMSKLWQTDAARPMRPTVLEEVERGLSFLPVLWDTAPKILDELREAIAASYPDGDLRCARPLRFGSWMGGDRDGHPHVTPDITRQTVEWLRHAALDAHLDSCRRLLDSLSMACHEGRGCGDLLSLVQQARELWPVLDQEIEGLAPSEGYRLWLRIVMWRLEQSRRSTLGKPSPEGAYGSAAELQADLEHVRKALVESDNADLADTELQEWLDQIGVFGMQFARLDIRQHSGVYASVMRELWVASGVLGAEEELDEARRIELLRQTMPLAKNLSPVDLSDSARETLELFRTLRRLARRYGMESLGAHIVSMTHEPSDVLTVLWLWRWSERTGGGDPRDAELRLPLAPLLETIEDLNDGPRILKGLLELPEYREHVAALGDQQMVMVGYSDSTKDGGYLAACWALQRGQINIHAAGAQAGVHVTFFHGRGGSLGRGGGPAARAILSLPGVTFDGSLRLTEQGEVLAERYDSHPIAHRHLEQVFWSVLMAATHDYSKDDTQEWRTAMDRMSDSALEAYRLLVEKPGFVPFFRTATPIAGIEQLPIGSRPAKRKGGDSIQDLRAIPWVFSWTQSRCLLPAWYGLGSAVLAELDADPKRIDTLREMYARWRFFQATIDNTTLALAKANMPVFRRYVAQALDTVDDPAALEAVAGAIYVEFDRTREAILRITRNDELLDDIPWLQRSIRVRNRYVDPLNFVQLELMRRSGEAEPETPEAEQLARLVQLAIKGVAAGMRTTG